Proteins encoded in a region of the Perca fluviatilis chromosome 8, GENO_Pfluv_1.0, whole genome shotgun sequence genome:
- the bnip2 gene encoding BCL2/adenovirus E1B 19 kDa protein-interacting protein 2 isoform X2, whose amino-acid sequence MASDVIESEAVLKGVSDMNLNNSSPDFVTPRRTHEELGHRQTSSPSSSGVSGEGEEEDLDELENGSASTVENGEEALQESPTKTRGTPQEKKTPDNEQKQPGARSSTPVSLPQPRSPPGPIGSLERQESVATTEARLRMEGVELKEEWQDEDFPRPLPEEEELEDELFGTSEEMDPGYAMDHGKKAKKKLAAPDISLTLDHSEGSLLSDELDESTELDLDDIDTPSDNSNEFEWEDDLPKPKTTELLQKGVESVQEYSSSEEREEGRRWRVFRFGDQEHRVDMKAIEPYKKVISHGGYYGDGLNAIIVFAVCFMPESNQPNYRYIMDNLFKYVIGTLELLVAENYMIVYLNGATSRKKMPTVGWLRKCYQQIDRRLRKNLKSLIIVHPSWFIRTLLAITKPFISSKFSQKIKYVFSLTDLAELVPMEYVSIPDCIKQFDDEKNRKSRKRIDQDMHGKLEVAAAAVPE is encoded by the exons ATGGCATCGGATGTGATTGAGAGTGAAGCGGTGCTGAAGGGTGTAAGTGATATGAATTTGAACAATAGCAGCCCAGATTTTGTCACACCCAGGAGGACTCATGAAGAGCTGGGTCACAGACAGACGTCTAGTCCCTCATCTTCTGGAGTGTCGGGAGAaggtgaggaggaggacttAGACGAATTAGAAAATGGCTCAGCTTCAACAGTCGAAAATGGCGAAGAGGCACTTCAAGAGAGTCCAACCAAAACAAGAGGTACGCCACAGGAAAAGAAAACTCCAGACAATGAACAGAAACAGCCGGGAGCAAGAAGCTCGACCCCAGTGAGCCTTCCCCAGCCACGCTCGCCACCTGGACCCATTGGAAG CCTGGAGCGTCAAGAGTCAGTCGCCACAACAGAAGCTCGCCTGAGAATGGAAGGAGTTGAACTTAAGGAAGAGTGGCAGGATGAGGACTTTCCACG GCCCCTACCGGAGGAAGAGGAGCTTGAAGATGAGCTTTTTGGAACCTCGGAAGAGATGGACCCTG GCTATGCAATGGACCATGGCAAGAAGGCAAAGAAGAAGCTTGCAGCTCCGGACATCAGTCTTACACTGGACCACAGTGAAGGTTCTCTTCTCTCTGATGAGCTGGATGAAAGTACAGAGCTGGACCTCGATGACATAGACACACCTTCAGACAACAGTAATGAGTTTGAATGGGAAG ACGATCTCCCCAAGCCGAAAACTACAGAACTCCTACAGAAGGGCGTGGAGTCGGTCCAGGAGTACTCCTCCtcggaggagagggaggagggtcGACGCTGGAGGGTGTTTCGTTTCGGAGACCAGGAACACAGAGTGGACATGAAGGCCATCGAGCCGTACAAGAAGGTTATCAGCCACGGAG GTTACTATGGAGATGGTTTGAATGCCATAATTGTGTTCGCTGTGTGCTTTATGCCGGAGAGCAATCAACCAAATTACAGATACATCATGGACAATTTATTCAA GTACGTCATCGGCACGCTGGAGCTTTTGGTTGCTGAGAACTATATGATTGTGTATTTGAATGGGGCGACCTCTCGGAAAAAGATGCCAACTGTCGGCTGGCTCCGAAAGTGTTATCAGCAGATTGATAGGAG GTTAAGGAAGAACTTGAAGTCTTTGATAATTGTCCATCCCTCTTGGTTTATTCGCACCCTGCTGGCAATCACAAAACCTTTTATAAG ctCCAAATTTAGTCAGAAAATCAAGTATGTGTTCAGCTTGACAGACCTTGCAGAACTGGTCCCAATGGAGTATGTGTCCATACCAGATTGTATCAAACA GTTTGACGAcgaaaaaaataggaaaagcCGTAAAAG GATCGACCAGGACATGCACGGCAAACTGGAGGTCGCAGCTGCTGCTGTTCCAGAGTGA
- the bnip2 gene encoding BCL2/adenovirus E1B 19 kDa protein-interacting protein 2 isoform X3 has protein sequence MASDVIESEAVLKGVSDMNLNNSSPDFVTPRRTHEELGHRQTSSPSSSGVSGEGEEEDLDELENGSASTVENGEEALQESPTKTRGTPQEKKTPDNEQKQPGARSSTPVSLPQPRSPPGPIGSLERQESVATTEARLRMEGVELKEEWQDEDFPRPLPEEEELEDELFGTSEEMDPGYAMDHGKKAKKKLAAPDISLTLDHSEGSLLSDELDESTELDLDDIDTPSDNSNEFEWEDDLPKPKTTELLQKGVESVQEYSSSEEREEGRRWRVFRFGDQEHRVDMKAIEPYKKVISHGGYYGDGLNAIIVFAVCFMPESNQPNYRYIMDNLFKYVIGTLELLVAENYMIVYLNGATSRKKMPTVGWLRKCYQQIDRRLRKNLKSLIIVHPSWFIRTLLAITKPFISSKFSQKIKYVFSLTDLAELVPMEYVSIPDCIKQIDQDMHGKLEVAAAAVPE, from the exons ATGGCATCGGATGTGATTGAGAGTGAAGCGGTGCTGAAGGGTGTAAGTGATATGAATTTGAACAATAGCAGCCCAGATTTTGTCACACCCAGGAGGACTCATGAAGAGCTGGGTCACAGACAGACGTCTAGTCCCTCATCTTCTGGAGTGTCGGGAGAaggtgaggaggaggacttAGACGAATTAGAAAATGGCTCAGCTTCAACAGTCGAAAATGGCGAAGAGGCACTTCAAGAGAGTCCAACCAAAACAAGAGGTACGCCACAGGAAAAGAAAACTCCAGACAATGAACAGAAACAGCCGGGAGCAAGAAGCTCGACCCCAGTGAGCCTTCCCCAGCCACGCTCGCCACCTGGACCCATTGGAAG CCTGGAGCGTCAAGAGTCAGTCGCCACAACAGAAGCTCGCCTGAGAATGGAAGGAGTTGAACTTAAGGAAGAGTGGCAGGATGAGGACTTTCCACG GCCCCTACCGGAGGAAGAGGAGCTTGAAGATGAGCTTTTTGGAACCTCGGAAGAGATGGACCCTG GCTATGCAATGGACCATGGCAAGAAGGCAAAGAAGAAGCTTGCAGCTCCGGACATCAGTCTTACACTGGACCACAGTGAAGGTTCTCTTCTCTCTGATGAGCTGGATGAAAGTACAGAGCTGGACCTCGATGACATAGACACACCTTCAGACAACAGTAATGAGTTTGAATGGGAAG ACGATCTCCCCAAGCCGAAAACTACAGAACTCCTACAGAAGGGCGTGGAGTCGGTCCAGGAGTACTCCTCCtcggaggagagggaggagggtcGACGCTGGAGGGTGTTTCGTTTCGGAGACCAGGAACACAGAGTGGACATGAAGGCCATCGAGCCGTACAAGAAGGTTATCAGCCACGGAG GTTACTATGGAGATGGTTTGAATGCCATAATTGTGTTCGCTGTGTGCTTTATGCCGGAGAGCAATCAACCAAATTACAGATACATCATGGACAATTTATTCAA GTACGTCATCGGCACGCTGGAGCTTTTGGTTGCTGAGAACTATATGATTGTGTATTTGAATGGGGCGACCTCTCGGAAAAAGATGCCAACTGTCGGCTGGCTCCGAAAGTGTTATCAGCAGATTGATAGGAG GTTAAGGAAGAACTTGAAGTCTTTGATAATTGTCCATCCCTCTTGGTTTATTCGCACCCTGCTGGCAATCACAAAACCTTTTATAAG ctCCAAATTTAGTCAGAAAATCAAGTATGTGTTCAGCTTGACAGACCTTGCAGAACTGGTCCCAATGGAGTATGTGTCCATACCAGATTGTATCAAACA GATCGACCAGGACATGCACGGCAAACTGGAGGTCGCAGCTGCTGCTGTTCCAGAGTGA
- the bnip2 gene encoding BCL2/adenovirus E1B 19 kDa protein-interacting protein 2 isoform X1: MASDVIESEAVLKGVSDMNLNNSSPDFVTPRRTHEELGHRQTSSPSSSGVSGEGEEEDLDELENGSASTVENGEEALQESPTKTRGTPQEKKTPDNEQKQPGARSSTPVSLPQPRSPPGPIGSLERQESVATTEARLRMEGVELKEEWQDEDFPRPLPEEEELEDELFGTSEEMDPGYAMDHGKKAKKKLAAPDISLTLDHSEGSLLSDELDESTELDLDDIDTPSDNSNEFEWEDDLPKPKTTELLQKGVESVQEYSSSEEREEGRRWRVFRFGDQEHRVDMKAIEPYKKVISHGGYYGDGLNAIIVFAVCFMPESNQPNYRYIMDNLFKYVIGTLELLVAENYMIVYLNGATSRKKMPTVGWLRKCYQQIDRRLRKNLKSLIIVHPSWFIRTLLAITKPFISSKFSQKIKYVFSLTDLAELVPMEYVSIPDCIKQFDDEKNRKSRKRYMHFHPGSASAILLHFTKLITK, encoded by the exons ATGGCATCGGATGTGATTGAGAGTGAAGCGGTGCTGAAGGGTGTAAGTGATATGAATTTGAACAATAGCAGCCCAGATTTTGTCACACCCAGGAGGACTCATGAAGAGCTGGGTCACAGACAGACGTCTAGTCCCTCATCTTCTGGAGTGTCGGGAGAaggtgaggaggaggacttAGACGAATTAGAAAATGGCTCAGCTTCAACAGTCGAAAATGGCGAAGAGGCACTTCAAGAGAGTCCAACCAAAACAAGAGGTACGCCACAGGAAAAGAAAACTCCAGACAATGAACAGAAACAGCCGGGAGCAAGAAGCTCGACCCCAGTGAGCCTTCCCCAGCCACGCTCGCCACCTGGACCCATTGGAAG CCTGGAGCGTCAAGAGTCAGTCGCCACAACAGAAGCTCGCCTGAGAATGGAAGGAGTTGAACTTAAGGAAGAGTGGCAGGATGAGGACTTTCCACG GCCCCTACCGGAGGAAGAGGAGCTTGAAGATGAGCTTTTTGGAACCTCGGAAGAGATGGACCCTG GCTATGCAATGGACCATGGCAAGAAGGCAAAGAAGAAGCTTGCAGCTCCGGACATCAGTCTTACACTGGACCACAGTGAAGGTTCTCTTCTCTCTGATGAGCTGGATGAAAGTACAGAGCTGGACCTCGATGACATAGACACACCTTCAGACAACAGTAATGAGTTTGAATGGGAAG ACGATCTCCCCAAGCCGAAAACTACAGAACTCCTACAGAAGGGCGTGGAGTCGGTCCAGGAGTACTCCTCCtcggaggagagggaggagggtcGACGCTGGAGGGTGTTTCGTTTCGGAGACCAGGAACACAGAGTGGACATGAAGGCCATCGAGCCGTACAAGAAGGTTATCAGCCACGGAG GTTACTATGGAGATGGTTTGAATGCCATAATTGTGTTCGCTGTGTGCTTTATGCCGGAGAGCAATCAACCAAATTACAGATACATCATGGACAATTTATTCAA GTACGTCATCGGCACGCTGGAGCTTTTGGTTGCTGAGAACTATATGATTGTGTATTTGAATGGGGCGACCTCTCGGAAAAAGATGCCAACTGTCGGCTGGCTCCGAAAGTGTTATCAGCAGATTGATAGGAG GTTAAGGAAGAACTTGAAGTCTTTGATAATTGTCCATCCCTCTTGGTTTATTCGCACCCTGCTGGCAATCACAAAACCTTTTATAAG ctCCAAATTTAGTCAGAAAATCAAGTATGTGTTCAGCTTGACAGACCTTGCAGAACTGGTCCCAATGGAGTATGTGTCCATACCAGATTGTATCAAACA GTTTGACGAcgaaaaaaataggaaaagcCGTAAAAGGTATATGCACTTTCACCCAGGGTCAGCCTCAGCAATTCTTTTGCATTTCACAAAACTAATAACGAAATGA
- the gcnt3 gene encoding beta-1,3-galactosyl-O-glycosyl-glycoprotein beta-1,6-N-acetylglucosaminyltransferase 3: MIFSRLLRSQMLRSQMLRTLSLFLMGTFLFFFLWEAGSNRQSSPDLIIPQQFFTDLPGCSAIISGDVEGRQGELEVLLASRKRQHGLSEDFYLNVTKDCSSYIKNRGFITAPLSQEEKDFPIAYSMVIHDKIEMFERLLRAVYTPQNIYCVHVDQKSSKEFQKAVEAIVSCFSNVFVASKLESVVYASWSRVQADLNCMKDLLISHVQWRYLLNTCGTDFPIKTNGEMVQALKALNGRNSMESEATNDNKKIRWQYHFNVTNAVIRTDVRKSPPPISSPMFTGNAYIVVTRAFVEHVMQDREVQQLLEWERDTYSPDEHLWATLQRMPSVPGSMPANIKYDVSDMQAIARVVKWSYLAGDMKDGAPYYPCTGTYRRAVCVYGVGDLPWLLRQQQLFANKFDPEVDDVAIRCMESVLRFKATLFQYPL, translated from the coding sequence ATGATTTTTTCAAGGTTGTTGAGGAGCCAGATGCTGAGGAGCCAGATGCTGAggaccctctctctcttcctcatgggtacgttccttttttttttcctttgggaAGCTGGCTCAAACAGGCAGTCATCGCCTGATCTTATAATACCACAGCAGTTCTTTACTGATCTGCCTGGCTGCTCGGCTATCATCAGTGGAGACGTCGAGGGCAGGCAAGGCGAATTAGAAGTTCTTCTGGCATCCAGGAAAAGACAGCATGGTTTATCTGAGGACTTCTACCTTAATGTGACAAAGGACTGTTCAtcttacattaaaaacagaggTTTCATTACAGCGCCTCTGAGTCAAGAGGAGAAGGATTTTCCCATTGCCTATTCCATGGTGATCCATGATAAGATTGAGATGTTTGAGCGACTTCTACGAGCTGTTTACACTCCTCAGAACATCTACTGTGTGCATGTGGACCAGAAATCCTCTAAAGAATTTCAGAAGGCTGTGGAGGCAATAGTTTCCTGCTTTTCTAATGTGTTTGTAGCCAGTAAATTAGAAAGCGTGGTATATGCCTCATGGTCCCGAGTGCAGGCAGATCTGAACTGCATGAAAGATCTGCTGATCTCACATGTCCAGTGGAGATACCTCCTTAACACCTGCGGGACAGACTTCCCCATCAAAACCAATGGAGAGATGGTTCAGGCACTGAAGGCCCTGAATGGGAGAAACAGCATGGAGTCTGAAGCCACCAATGACAACAAGAAAATCCGTTGGCAGTATCATTTCAATGTAACTAACGCTGTCATCAGGACAGATGTGAGGAAAAGTCCCCCACCCATTAGCAGCCCAATGTTCACAGGAAATGCTTATATTGTGGTCACAAGAGCCTTTGTGGAACATGTAATGCAGGACAGAGAGGTTCAGCAACTTCTGGAGTGGGAGAGGGACACATACAGCCCTGATGAGCACTTGTGGGCCACTCTACAAAGGATGCCCTCTGTTCCTGGATCAATGCCTGCCAACATCAAGTATGATGTGTCAGACATGCAAGCCATCGCTCGTGTGGTGAAGTGGAGCTATTTAGCAGGAGATATGAAAGATGGAGCCCCGTACTATCCTTGCACTGGCACTTACAGAAGAGCAGTTTGTGTGTACGGAGTTGGTGACCTCCCATGGCTCCTGAGACAACAACAACTCTTTGCAAATAAGTTTGATCCTGAGGTTGATGATGTCGCTATTAGATGTATGGAGTCAGTTCTGCGTTTCAAAGCAACATTGTTTCAATATCCATTGTaa
- the LOC120563560 gene encoding proprotein convertase subtilisin/kexin type 5 yields MRSVIAFLLFLYCVGFIGCKPSSACPSGQFMLKNQCVLCHPTCSECDGHELFECTTCGVDEDGQERFLHQGRCRTHCPRGLYPDRGHYACLPCIANCELCTDGNICAKCREHYKLQNGVCQTSSCNIGQVQDPDTGECIDCEMGCKTCSTEDPEICNSCVEGYFLFRHQCRRHCPQSTYEDWGRGLCLSCPAPCTDCRSNTRCLACQPGYFLNGGDCIKQCPPQTFSDSSGWLCQSCHSSCQTCHGPRSTDCDLCLGGNHPLHGQCPLVNCPLGQYFAGKYSECHECDASCKTCFGPQALDCSSCFKGYFLGQDSSCVVQCPSGSYANSATQLCEDCSPNCEACVDTSDTCISCSKGSYKLFLHQGRCWSNCPEGFFETAEGSCEACDSSCLSCDGIKSQCLSCADGHYLESGMCRLNCSLRTYPADDGTCRRCSPHCDVCSDDRTCFKCSFLYLMLNGVCKASCPIGYYEDMEEGRCGQCHPTCGSCSGPLADDCETCSTFSPKLYKGVCSKDCPTGTYYETEAMECQECHQTCMSCSGPDANQCTQCEKGLVLDPNTLLCGVTGDTDCPPRTYLHDDQFTCMGCHRHCYSCEGPGNDECQTCAIPKYLHNSTCVSECPAGTYDTKQDADGTELGLCLPCDHACSTCDGASPKDCLTCSPGYLRLLQLCVTHCPTGYYKEGSHCEKCDQSCELCTGPGPESCRACPPPLLELQGTKLCVEHCPHRFYQLNDICKQCHTSCQTCTDASPQGCVTCDWGSILKDKVCYPRCKEGKYFSEKGTCEPCNSLCRHCTGPRPDQCLTCHRDAALHAVEKRCARCCQAGGNQDTDCCVCDSRSALCVEAPQPKSGDNQVTDLDMSSRALKHTSAGLPIALLLALGLALAVFALVKAHARKRLCWGQSYERLSGSASINMPHGVPEPDSGDEVDVVYTSRGGSVYRRYSFIHEQDTDTDQVVDETTCLNQS; encoded by the exons ATGAGGTCCGTCATAGCGTTTCTGCTCTTTCTCTACTGTGTCGGATTTATTGGGTGTAAACCCTCATCGGCCTGCCCGAGCGGACAGTTTATGCTGAAGAACCAGTGTGTCCTCTGCCATCCCACCTGCTCTGAGTGCGACGGGCATGAGCTGTTTGAATGCACTACCTGTGGAGTTG ATGAAGATGGACAGGAACGTTTCCTCCACCAAGGTCGCTGTCGGACACACTGCCCCCGGGGACTCTATCCTGACAGAGGTCACTATGCCTGTCTGCCCTGCATAGCCAATTGTGAACTCTGCACTGATGGCAACATATGTGCCAAATGTCGGGAACACTACAAACTCCAGAATGGGGTCTGCCAAACGTCATCCTGTAACATAG GGCAGGTGCAGGACCCTGATACAGGAGAGTGCATTGACTGTGAGATGGGCTGCAAAACATGTTCCACAG AGGACCCTGAGATCTGCAACAGCTGTGTGGAAGGTTACTTTCT tttcaGACACCAGTGTCGCAGGCATTGCCCCCAGAGCACCTATGAGGACTGGGGCAGGGGTTTGTGTCTTTCCTGTCCAGCACCATGCACAGATTGCAGGAGTAACACACGCTGCCTTGCCTGCCAGCCTGGTTACTTCCTCAATG GAGGTGATTGTATTAAACAGTGCCCACCACAAACCTTCAGTGACTCCAGTGGGTGGCTCTGCCAGTCTTGCCACAGCTCCTGCCAGACATGCCATGGACCTCGGTCAACTGACTGTGACCTGTGTCTTGGTGGGAACCACCCTCTACATGGCCAGTGCCCTCTGGTTAACTGCCCATTGGGACAATACTTTGCAG ggAAATATAGTGAATGCCACGAATGTGATGCATCCTGTAAGACCTGCTTTGGCCCACAAGCACTGGATTGTTCTTCTTGTTTCAAAG GATATTTCTTGGGTCAGGACAGTTCTTGTGTAGTGCAGTGCCCATCTGGGTCCTACGCAAACTCTGCCACTCAGTTGTGTGAGGACTGCTCGCCAAACTGTGAGGCCTGCGTGGACACCAGTGATACCTGCATCAGTTGCTCCAAAGGCAGCTATAAACTTTTTCTCCACCAGGGGAGGTGCTGGTCAAATTGCCCAGA AGGTTTCTTTGAGACAGCAGAGGGGTCGTGTGAAGCCTGTGATAGCTCCTGTTTGTCATGTGATGGGATCAAGTCGCAGTGTCTATCTTGTGCTGATGGCCACTACTTGGAGAGTGGTATGTGCAGACTCAACTGTTCACTGCGGACATACCCTGCAGATGATGGTACCTGCAGACGCTGTTCTCCCCACTGTGACGTTTGCTCAGATGACAGGACCTGTTTCA AATGCAGTTTCCTCTACCTGATGCTGAATGGTGTGTGTAAGGCGAGTTGTCCCATTGGCTATTATGAGGACATGGAGGAGGGCCGCTGTGGTCAGTGCCACCCGACCTGTGGCAGCTGTTCAGGGCCCCTGGCAGATGACTGCGAGACCTGCTCGACGTTTAGCCCTAAACTCTATAAGGGTGTATGCTCCAAAGACTGCCCCACTGGTACTTACTATGAAACTGAAGCTATGGAATGTCAAG AGTGCCACCAGACTTGTATGAGCTGTTCTGGCCCAGATGCAAACCAGTGCACACAGTGCGAGAAGGGACTCGTGCTGGATCCAAACACATTGTTGTGTGGTGTGACGGGTGATACAGACTGCCCACCAAGGACCTACCTACACGACGACCAGTTCACCTGCATGGGTTGCCACCGGCACTGTTACTCTTGTGAGGGGCCAGGCAACGATGAATGCCAGACCTGTGCCATCCCCAAATACCTTCATA ACAGCacctgtgtgagtgagtgtccGGCTGGTACATACGACACAAAGCAGGATGCTGACGGAACAGAGCTGGGTCTCTGTTTGCCTTGTGATCACGCCTGTTCCACCTGCGACGGAGCATCGCCTAAAGATTGCCTCACTTGTTCTCCAGGATACCTGCGTCTCCTTCAACTCTGTGTCACTCATTGTCCTACAGG GTATTACAAAGAGGGCTCCCACTGTGAGAAATGTGACCAGTCCTGTGAGCTGTGTACAGGGCCAGGGCCTGAGTCCTGCAGGGCCTGTCCACCTCCTCTTCTGGAGCTGCAAGGCACCAAGCTGTGTGTTGAGCACTGCCCACACCGCTTCTATCAGCTCAATGACATCTGCAAGCAGTGCCACACCAGTTGTCAGACCTGTACAG atgCCTCGCCTCAGGGATGTGTGACGtgcgactggggcagcatttTAAAGGACAAAGTCTGCTATCCCCGTTGTAAGGAAGGAAAATACTTTTCGGAAAAG GGAACCTGTGAGCCATGTAACAGCTTGTGTAGGCATTGCACCGGCCCCAGACCTGACCAGTGTCTGACTTGTCACCGTGATGCTGCTCTTCATGCTGTGGAGAAGCGCTGTGCGCGCTGTTGTCAGGCTGGAGGGAATCAGGACACCGATTGCTGTGTTTGTGACAGCCGCTCAG CTCTGTGTGTGGAGGCCCCCCAACCCAAGTCAGGAGACAATCAGGTAACAGACCTGGATATGTCGTCTAGAGCTCTGAAGCACACCTCGGCTGGCTTGCCTATTGCTTTGCTGCTAGCACTGGGGTTGGCTCTGGCTGTGTTTGCCTTGGTCAAGGCTCATGCCAGGAAGAGGCTTTGCTGGGGCCAAAGCTATGAGAGGCTGAGTGGCAGCGCCAGCATCAACATGCCCCACGGTGTTCCCGAGCCGGACAGTGGAGACGAGGTGGATGTGGTGTACACCAGTAGAGGTGGATCAGTTTATCGACGCTACAGCTTTATCCATGAGCAGGACACAGATACAGACCAGGTTGTGGATGAGACTACTTGTCTCAATCAATCTTAG